CATCCTGCGCCAGGACAACCCGCACGTCGGCTTCGGCGGCACCGGAGCCCACTACTGCATCGGGGCCAACCTGGCGCGGCTGGAGATCGACCTGATCTTCAAGGCGATCGCCGACGAGATGCCGGGCATCCGCGAACTGGCCCCGCCGGTGCGGTTGCGGTCGGGCTGGCTGAACGCCATCAAGCACTACGAGGTCGCGTACGACTGACCGCGCTTCGTCAGCCGGAAGGCGAGGAACGCCGGTGCCTCGCTCAGCTGCGCGTAGTTCTCCGGGTAGTGCTGCGCCATCTGCTCGTCCGGCTTGGGTTCCACCAGTTCGTCGATGACGAATCCGGCCGCGGAGAACTCCGCGCAGACCGCGGACAGGGGCTGGCGCCAGTAACTCACGCGCCAGCCCTTTGTCCACGTCTCGGTGATCAGCTCGGTCTGGAAGTAGTCACCGCCGGTGCGCAGCCAGTCCCAGGTGGGGTGCCCGGTGGAGACCAGCAGCCTGCCCTCCGGCTTGAGCACGCGGTGCAACTCCCGCAGCGCGGGCACGCGGTCGTCGAGGTGGTGGATGGCCAGCGCGAACAGTGCCGCGTCGAACGTGCCGCCGGGCAGCCAGTCGAACGGGTCGTGCAGGTCGTGCACCCGGAATTCCGCCGACGGAACGCGTGCCTTCGCCAGTTCCACCATGCGCGGGCTCTGGTCCATACCGGTCACCTCGGCGCCGCGGGAGACCAGCTCGCCGGCGTACAGGCCGGGGCCGCAGGCGGCGTCGAGCACCTTGGCCCCGCGCACGTCGCCGAGCAGGGCGAGCATGGTCGGCCGGTCGTAGAGCGCGTTGAACGCACCGCTTTCGGCGTGCTCGGCGAACTCGTCCGCGAACACCTCGTACTGCGGCTCCCGTCCGATCCTGCCCGTATTGCGCTCCTCGGTCACGTAGGCAGGTTAGTCACCCCGGTTTGCGCGAGCCCACCACCCACATGGAGAAATATTGCGAGCCGCCGCCGTAGGCGTGGCCGAGTGCGATCCGCGCGCCGTCGACCTGGTGGTCCCCGGCCCGGCCCATCACCTGGCGGGCCGCTTCGGCGAAGCGCAGCATGCCCGACGCGCCGATCGGGTTGGACGAAAGGACCCCACCGGAGGGGTTCACCGGCAACCGGCCACCGATCGCGGTTTCCCCGGCCTCGGTCAGCTTCCAGCCAGCCCCGGCTTCGGCGAAGCCCAGGTTCTCCAGCCACATCGGCTCGAACCAGGAGAACGGCACGTAGATCTCCGCGGCGTCCACTTCAGACAGTGGGTCGGTGATGCCCGCGTCGCGCCACAGCGCCGCCGCCGCGTCCCGGCCCGCCTGCGGGCTGACCTGGTCGCGGCCGGCGAAGGTGGTCGGCTCGGTGCGCATCGCGGTCGCGTGGATCCAGGCGGCGCCACCGGGCACCGCGTCCCCGGCGGCCTCGTCGCCGATCACCATGGCGCAGGCACCGTCGGAGGACGGGCAGGTCTCGTCGTAGCGGATCGGGTCCCACAGCATCTTCGACGCCCGCACCGATTCCACCGTGATGTCCGGCTGCCGCAGGTGCGCGTGCGGGTTGAGCGCGCCGTTGCGGCGGTCCTTCGCCGCCACCATCGCGCCGACCACCTCCGGCGCGCCGGACCGCCGGATGTAGGAGCGCACGTGCGGCGCGAAGTACCCGCCCGCCCCGGCGCCCACCGGCATCTGGAACGGCGGCACGATGGACAGTCCCCACATCGCGTTGGACTCGGACTGCTTCTCGAAGGCCACGGTGAGCACCCGCCGGTGCACGCCCGACTGCACCAGGCTGGCGGCCACCAGTGCGGTCGAACCACCCACCGAGCCGGCGGTGTGCACGCGCAGCAGTGGCTTGCCGTTCGCGCCGAGCGAGTCGGCCAGGAACAGCTCGGGCATCATCACGCCCTCGAACAGGTCCGGGGCCTTGCCCAGCACCACCGCGTCGATGTCGTCCCAGCCGACCTCGGCGTCGGTCATCGCGCGGTCGATCGCCTCGCGCAGCAGGCCGGGCATGGACACGTCGGTGCGCTTGGCGCGGTGGTGCGTCTGCCCGGTGCCGAGCACCGCGGCCAGTTGCTTGGACTGGGTGGTCATGTCAGTCCCGCCTTTCCAGCACGGCGACCAGGTTCTGTTGCAGCGCGGGCCCGCTGGTGGCGTGCGCGAGGGTGCGGCGGGCGGTGCCGGCGAGGATGCGCTTGGCCGCCTCGCCGATCCTGGCCAGCCCGGCGGCGAACATCGGGTTCCCGGTGAGCACCCCGCCGGACGGGTTGATCCGGACGTCGTCGCCGAGGCCGAGCTCGCGGCGGAGGATGAGTTCCTGGTGGGTGAACGGTGCGTGCAGTTCCGCCACCTCCACCCCGTCGGTCCCGGCCGCCCGGCCCGCGGCCGCGGTGCTGGGGGAGCGGGTCAGGTCGCGGCCGCCGAGTTCGGGTGAGTCCACCCGGTGCTCGATCCCGGTGATCACCGCCGGTCGTTCGACCAGCTCGCGGGCGCGGTCCTCGGCGGCCAGCACGATCACCGCGGCGCCGTCGGTGATCGGCGCGATGTCGTGACGCCGCAACGGATCGGCCACCATCGGCGAGTCCAGCAGCTCGGCCACCCCGGCGGAACCGGAGAACTGGGCGAACGGGTTGTCCGCCGCGTCCGCGCGGCTGCGCACGGCGACCTCCGCCAGGTCCTTTTCGGACCAGAGGCCCGCGTCGAGCCCGGCCCTGGCCTGTAGCGCGGCGATGCTGACCGAGTCTGGCCACAGCGGCGCGGTGAAGTACGGGTCGAGCTGGAGCGCGAGCACCCGGCGCAGCTGCCCGGCCGAAGACTTGCCGAAGCCGTAGACGAGCGCGGTGTCCACCTCGCCCATCCGGATCTTCAGCCAGGCCTCGTAGAGCGCCCACGCCGCGTCCATCTCCACGTGTGACTCGTGGATCGGCGGGAAGGCGCCGATCGCGTCCACCGCGGCGATGAACGAGAACGCGCGGCCGGCCAGGTAGTCCGAGGAACCCGAGCACCAGAACCCGATGTCCTGTTTGGACAGACCGGTCTGCTGGTAGGCGTCGGCGAGCAGCGGCACCAGCATCTCCACCCCGTTGGTGGTGCCCGGGGTCTCCCGCACGTTCGGTGCCTGGGCGAAGCCGATCACGGCGACATCTGGCATGTTTGTGCGTCCCTACAGGTGGTGGGCGAAGGATTCGTACGGCGCGTCCGGTTCCCCGGTCGGCTCGAAGTGCGCGATGTTCTCCAGCGAGGTGGTCCACTCCTCGCGTGGCCGCCACGACGCGCGCACGCGCATGCCCATCCGCACGTCGGCCGCGTCGCAGCCGAGGATCAGGTGCAGGAAGGCGATGTCGGCGCCGTCGATGAGGATGTAGGCGGTGACGTACGGCGGTTTGATGCGCTGGCCGAGGAACGGCACGTTCACCACGCAGAAGGTGGTGATGATGCCGGTGTCGGGCAGTTCCACCTCGTCGGTGGTCGGCACGCCGTCGGTCGGGCAGGCACCGCGCGGGGGCAGGTAGACCTTGTGGCACACCGGGCAGCGCTGGCCGAGCAGCTTGCCCTGCGCCAGTCCGCGCAGGTACCGGCTTTCCTCCGGGGAGGCGGAATGCCGGTATTTCAGGTGCACCGGCGTGATCACCACGCTGACCGGATCGCCCTCCTCGCGCTCGGCCACCGGCGGCGGATCGGCCGTCGGCCCGGCGTCGGGCTCCTCGGTTTCGACGGGGCGGAAGTAGGCGATGTCGCGGATGTGCCCGACGGTTTTGCCGGCCCAGCGGACCGCCACCCGCATCCCGGTGCTCATGTGCTCCGGGCCGGGCACGTCCACCGCGTGCAGCATCGCGGTGTCGGCGCCGTCGAGCTGGATCAGCGCCCACGCGAACGGGCGCGACAACGGCTGCCCGTCCAGCGGTTCGGCCATCCAGGTCCACGACTTGACCGTGCCTTCGGTGCCGACCTCGACGAACTCGGTCAGCGCTTCGGCGGTCTGCGGGTCGTACTCGACCGGCGGCACGTGGACGCGGCCGTCGCTGCCCCGGACACCTTCGATCCGGTGTGCGGCGAGACCGTTGACGAACCTGCCCAGTACCGGGCCGACCGAACGGGTGTAGTCGAACCCGATGTTCATCGGGGCCGACAGCGGGGCTTCACGCAGGGACGGCTGAGTCACGAGCAGAAGTGAAACACGTTCTCGAAATCTCGGCAACGGGCGCTCGCCAACACTTGCCCGGAAGTGGAACACGTTCTAGATTCGGGGGTATGAGCCTGGGCCTGTGGACTATCGCCGCCGCCGAAGCCGACCGCACGGCGGTGATCGAACCGGACGGTACCGAGGTCACCTACGGCGAGCTGGCCGCCAAGGCCAACGCCTACGCGAACGGCCTGCGTGAACTGGGGCTCGGCACCGGCGACGTGATCGTCGTGCTGCAGCCCAACGGGGCCGAGCTGGTGGCCGCCCACTTCGCCGCGATCCAGACCGGCCTGTACATCGTGGTGGTGAACTGGCACCTGGTCGGTCCCGAGGTCGCCTACATCCTCAACGACAGCGGCGCCAAGGCGTTCCTCGCGCACGAGCGGTTCGCCGACGTCGCGGTGGCGGCAGCCGACGAAGCGGGCATTCCCGCCGAAGCGCGTTTCGCGGTCGGTTCGGTCAAGGGCTTCCGCGCGATCGACGAGCTGGCCGGGTCGACCGAACGGCCCGAGCCGCGCACCTCCGGCTCGCCGATGCTCTACACCTCCGGCACCACCGGGCGGCCCAAGGGCGTGCGCCGTCCCCTGACCGGCGCCGACCCCGACCAGGTGCCCGCCGCCTCCACCTGGTTCTTCGGCATCTTCGGGCTGAAACCCGGTGACGGGCACGTGCACCTGTGCGGTTCGCCGCTGTACCACACCGCGGTGCTCAACTTCGTGGCGATCTCCTTGCAGCTGGGCCATTCCGCGGTGCTGATGGACCGCTGGGACCCGGCCGAGATGCTGCGCCTGATCGAGCGGTACCGGGTGACGCACAGCCACATGGTGCCGACCCAGTTCCGGCGGCTGCTCGCCCTGCCGGACCGTGAGCGCTACGACGTCTCGTCGCTGCGGTGCATGATCCACGGCGCGGCCCCGTGCCCGCCGGAGGTCAAGCGGCAGATGCTGGACTGGTGGGGCCCGGTGGTCACCGAGTACTACGCGGCCACCGAGGGCGGCGGCACCGCGATCAACGGCGAGGAATGGCTGCGCAAGCCGGGTTCGGTGGGCAGGCCGTGGCCGGGTTCGACGATCAAGGTGCTCGACGAGGACGGCAAGGAGCTGCCCGCCGGCGAGATCGGCACCGTCTACATGCGCATGGGCGACTCGAAGTTCGAGTACCACAAGGACAAGGAGAAGACCGAGCGCGCGCGGGTCGGCGACCTGTTCACCCTCGGCGACGTCGGGCACCTCGACGAGGACGGGTACCTGTACCTGCACGACCGGCGCAACGACATGATCATCTCCGGTGGGGTGAACATCTACCCGGCCGAGATCGAGGGCGAGCTGGTGATGCACCCGAAGGTGGCCGACGTGGCCGTGTTCGGCGTGCCGCACGACGACTGGGGTGAGGAGATCAAAGCCGTCGTGCAGCCCGCCGAAGGCGTCTCCGGCGACTCGGCGCTGACCACCGAGCTGCTGGAGTTCGCCGCTTCCCGGCTGGCGAAGTTCAAGCTGCCGAAGAGCGTGGATTACCTGCCGGAGTTGCCGCGCGACCCGAACGGCAAGCTGTACAAGCGAAAGCTGCGCGATCCCTACTGGGCCGGTCGCGAGCGCGCGATCTGAAGCCGCCAGAGCGAGGTGATCTCGTCCGCGCGGGCTCTTTTGTGCCTGGGCCGGGTGTCCAGCCGGTCCACCACGCGCAGGCCCGCCTGATCGATGCGTTGCTGTAGTTCCTCGCGCGTTCGCAGGCCGAGGTGCTCGGCCAGGTCGGAGAGGACGAGCCAGCCCTCGCCGCCCGGGGTCAGGTGGTCCGGGAGCCGGGCGAGGAACCGGTCGAGCATGTCGGTGTCGAAGATCGCCAGCTCCAGCTCGGAATGCGCGCGGCCGGGCACCCACGGTGGATTGCACACGACCAGGTCCGCTCGTCCCGGTGGGAAAAGATCGCACTCCAGCACTTCGACGTCGTGGCCGAGGCGTTCGAGGTTCTCGCGGGCGCACGCGCAGGCACGCGGGTTGACGTCGGTGGCGACGACCTTCGTGGCACCCCGGCGGGCGAGGAGCGCGGCGAGCACGCCGGTACCGGTGCCGATGTCGAACGCGGTGAACTTCTCCGGAACGGGTGCCTGGACGACCAGGTCCAGGTACTCCTGGCGGATCGGCGCGAAAACCCCGTAGTGCGGATGGATCTTCGCGCCCAGAGCCGGGACCTCGATGCCCTTGACCCGCCATTCGTGCGCGCCGATGACCCCGAGCAGCTCACGCAGAGGCACCGCCGTCGGCCCGGTTGCCGGGCCGAACGCTTCCAGGCACGCCGAACGCACATCCGGGGCGCGGCGCAGCGGCACGGTGTAGTCGGCTTCGAGCGGGATGAGCAGCATTTTCAGCAACGGCACACTGCTCGTGCGGCGGCCGAGCGCCTGCAGCAGCTGGCGGGCGCCGTGAAAATCGCCTTGCCACAGCACCGGGCGGCCGCGGCGGAAGTGGCGTAGCGCGATGTCGGCGCGCAGGGTGTCGTCCGCGAGGAAGGCGCTCGCGGGAGGTTCGGAAAGCACGTTGGCTCCTCGTGATCAGACGTGGCTGTGAAAACACGCAGATCACTTCGGCGCGCGGGGCGTCCTCGGGTCAGCTGCTCCGGCGCCGAAGTGGGAGCCGGACGTCACCCAGAACCATACCCATGTTCATGCCGGAACCGTCGCACGCGGGGAGCCGGGGGAGCAACCGGATTATCGCGACGGCAGAGGGTCAGCGGCCCTTGAACTCCGGGCGCCGCTTCTCGGCGAAGGCCCGCGGGCCCTCCTTGGCGTCCTCGCTGGTGAAGACCGCCGCCCCGAGCTGGGACTCGATCTTGAACGCCTCTTCCTCCGGCATGCCCTCGGTGTCGCGGATGGTGCGAAGGATGGCCTGCACCGCGAGCGGCCCGTTCGCCGCGATCACGTCGGCCGTCTCCAGCGCCGCCTCCAGCGCGGTCCCGTCCGGCACCACGCGCCCGATCAGCCCGATTTCCTTGGCTTCAGCCGCCTTCAGGTGACGCCCGGTCAGCAGGATTTCCGCGGCCACGGTGTACGGGATCTGCCGCGGCAGCCGGACCGCCGAGCCGCCCATCGGGAACAGGCCCCAGCGTGCCTCGGACACGCCGAACTTCGCGCTCTCCCCGGCGATCCGGATGTCGGTGGCCTGCAGGATCTCGGTCCCGCCCGCGATGGCGGGCCCCTCCACCGCGGCGATCAGCGGCTTGCTCAGCCGCCGCCCCTTGAGCAGGCCGGGGATCCGGCTCGGGTCCCAGGTGCCGCGCTGGTAGGCGTCACCGGGGGAGTTGCGCGCCATCGACTTGAGGTCCGCGCCGGCGCAGAACGCGTTACCGGCCCCGGTCAGCACACAGCAGCGGATGCTCTCGTCGGCGTCGACCCGGTCCCAGGCCTCGGTCATGATCGCCATCATTTCGCCGGTGATCGCGTTGCGCGCGGCGGGGCGGTTCATCGTGACGACCAGGGTGTGGCCGCGCTGCTCGACCAGTGCGTGGGGGGTCTCGGTCATGCGGTGTCCTCCAGTCGGCGGCCTGCGGGGCTGGGCCATTGCTCAAAACGATAACATGTTCTAGTTTGGCCTGGTGGCACTCAACATCGCAGATCTGCTCGAGCACGCCGTCGACGCCGTGCCGGACCGCACCGCGGTCATCTGCGGCGATCGGCAGGTCACCTTCGCCGAACTAGAGGCGCGCGCCAACCGGCTGGCGCACCACCTCGCCGGGCGTGGTGTGGGGAGAAATTCCCATATCGGCGTCTATTCACGAAACTCCATCGAGGCACTCGAGGCGATGATCGCCGCGTACAAACTGCGCGCGATCGCGGTCAACGTCAACTACCGCTATGTCCACAGTGAACTGAAGTACCTGTTCGACAACGCCGACCTGGTGGCGCTCGTACACGAACGGCGGTATGCGGGCAAAGTTGCGGCCGTACTGCCGGAATGTCCCAAACTGGAACACGTTGTTGTGATCGAAGACGGCACAGACGCCGATTTCTCTTCCTACGGCGGCGTTCCCTACGAGACCGCGCTCGCGGAGAACTCACCGGAGCGCGACTTCGGCGAGCGCAGTGCCGACGACCTCTACATCCTCTACACCGGCGGCACCACCGGCTATCCCAAGGGCGTGCTGTGGCGCCACGAGGACATCTGGCGCGCGCTCGGCGGCGGCATCAACTTCGTCACCGGCGAGTACGTCAAGGACGAGTGGCAGCTCGCCGAAGAGGGCAAGGCGAGCAGCCTGGTGCGCTTCCCGGTGGCCCCGCTGATCCACGGTGCCGCGCAGTGGGCCGCGTTCGGCGCGTTGTTCACCGGCAGTCCGGTGGTCTTCGTGGTGCAGTTCGACCCGCACGAGGTCTGGAAGGCGGTGCAGCGCCACCGCGTCCAGGTGCTCACCATCGTCGGTGACGCGATGGCCCGGCCGCTGATCGAGGCCTACCGGGACGGCGACTACGACGCCTCATCGCTGGTGGCCCTGTCCAGCCACGCGGCGTTGTTCTCCCAGAGCGTCAAGCAGCAGTTCCTGGACACCTTCCCGAACCTGGTGGTCACCGACGCGATCGGCTCGTCGGAGAGCGGGTTCACCGGCATCGGCATGGTGGCAAAGGGCAGCGACCACAGTGCCGGCCCGCGGGTGAACTTCGGCAGCCAGGCCGTCCTGCTCGACGACGACAACCAGGTGATCGACCCGCAACCGGGCGCGGTCGGCCGGATCGCGCGGCGCGCGCACGTGCCGATCGGCTACTACAACGATCCCGAGAAGACCCGGACGATCTTCACCGAGATCGACGGCACCCGGTACGTCATCCCCGGCGACTACGCGCGCTACGAGGGCGACGGCACGGTGACCCTGCTCGGCCGGGGTTCGCAGTGCGTGAACACCGGTGGCGAGAAGGTCTACCCGGAGGAGGTCGAGGGCGCGCTGAAGTCGCACCCCGACGTCTTCGACGCACTGGTCATCGGCGTGCCGGACGACCGGCTCGGCCAGCGGGTGGCCGCGGTGGTGCAGGTGCGGCCCGGCCGCACGCTGGACCTGGCCGCGCTGGAGACGCACATCCGGCAGGAGGTCGCCGGGTACAAGGTGCCGCGCACGGTGTGGCTGGCCGAGGAGATCGGGCGCACGCCGACCGGCAAGCCCGACTACCAGTGGGCCCAGAAGTACGCGGCGGAACACGAACCGGCTACCGGGCTGGTAGCAGGACAGGCGGGCTGATGCACACGGAACTCTGCGACACCTTCGGCATCGAGCACCCGATCGTGGCGTTCACCCCGTCGGAGCACGTGGCCGCCGCGGTGACCAACGCGGGCGGGCTCGGGGTGCTGGGCTGCGTCCGGTTCAACGACGCCGGCGAGCTGGACCGCGTGCTCGACTGGATGGACGCCAACACCGGTGGCCGCCCGTACGGGGTGGACATCGTGATGCCGGCGAAGATCCCGGACGAGGGCAGCTCGGTCGACCTCGGCAAGCTCATCCCGCCGGAGCACCGCGAGTTCGTCGACCGCACGCTGGCGCAGCTCGGGGTGCCCGAGCTGCCCGGTGGCGCGGACGAGCGCGAGGGCGTGCTCGGCTGGCTGCACTCGGTGGCCCGGTCGCACGTCGAGGTGGCGCTGAAGCACCCGATCAAGCTGATCGCCAACGCGCTCGGCTCGCCTCCGGTGGACGTGATCGAGCAGGTGCACCAGCACGGGGTGCCGGTGGCGGCGCTGGCGGGCAAGGCCGAGCACGCGGTGCGGCACGTCGACAACGGCGTGGACATCGTGGTGGCGCAGGGCTACGAAGCGGGCGGGCACACCGGGGAGATCGCCTCGATGGTGTTGCTGCCGGAGATCGCCGACGCGGTCGGTGACCGGGTGCCGGTGCTGGCCGCCGGTGGCATCGGTTCCGGGCGGCAGGTGGCCGCGGCACTGGCGCTGGGCGCGTCCGGGGTGTGGACCGGCTCGATCTGGCTCACCACCGAGGAATACCTCCAGACCATGGCGGAATCCGAAGCCATGCAACGGGCGCTTCTCGACGCGAAGTCCTCGGACACCGTGCGCACCCGGATCTACACCGGGAAGCCGGCGCGCCTGCTGAAGACACGCTGGACCGAGGCATGGGCGGCCGAGGACGCCCCGGCCCCGCTCCCGATGCCGTTGCAGAACCTGCTGGTTTCCCACGCGCACAACCGAATCCACGCGGCGGGCGACCCGAGCGTGGTGTCCATGCCGGTCGGCCAGATCGTCGGCCGGATGAACCAGGTGCGGCCGGTGGCGGAGATCATCGACGAACTGGTCCGCGACTACGCGGCCGCACTGTCCCGTTTGGACAAAACAAGGTAGGCGAGCGCGCCGAGGGCCAGCACCCCGGCCCCGGCGAGCACGGACGCGAGCGGGAGGCTGAACGCGAGCACCACGCACCCGGCCAGGCCGACGCCGCCGACCACGCGGCCGAGGGTGAACGCGCTCGCGTTCGCGATGGCGTAGTAGACCAGCACGGCGAACGACGAGAAGCCGATCGCCGTGCGCAGGTCGGCCACCGCGGCGAGCGCGGCGACGACCACGCCGACGGTGACTTCGGCGCGGTGCGGCACGCCGAAGCGTGGGTGCACGGCGGCGAGCCCGCGCGGCAGGTGGCCGTCGCGGGCCATCGCCAGCGTGGTCCGCGAGACGCCGAGCACCAGCGCGAGCAGCGCGCCGAGCGCGGCCAGCGCGGCGCTGACCCGCACCACCGGGGAAAGCCACGCCGGAACGGCCTGCGCCACCGGATCCGTCGAGGCGGCGAGTGCGGCGGGCCCGAGTTGCAGCAGCAGCGCGACCGCCAGCACGGCGTAGACGACAAGCGTGATGCCCAGCGCCAGCGGCACGGCCCTGGGCAACGTGCGCGCGGGGTCGCGGACCTCCTCGCCGAGCGTGGCGATCCGCGCGTACCCGGCGAAGGCGAAGAACAGCAGCCCGGCTGCTTCGAGCACCCCGCCGGTGCTCAGCCGCAGGTTCGCCGGTTGCGGGTCACCGGCGGCGAAGATGGCCACCACGGCCGCGGCGAGCACGGTCAGCGTGACCGACACGATCACCCGCATGGCCAAAGTGGACCGTTGCACACCGCGGTAGTTCAGCGCGGTCACCGCCAGCACGACCGCGGCGGCGAACGCACCGCGCCACGGCTGGCCGAGACCGGGCGCGGCGTAGCTGACCACGGCGATCGCCATCGCCGCGCAACTCGCCGTCTTGCCGATGACGAAGCCCCAACCGGCCAGGTAACCCCAGAACTCGCCGAGCCGCTCGCGCCCGTAGACGTAAGTGCCGCCGGAAGACGGGTAGAGCGCGGCGAGGCGGGCCGATGAGGTCGCGTTGCAGTAGGCGACCACCGCGGCGATGGCGAGCCCGATCAGCAGTCCCGACCCGGCGGCCCTGGCGGCGGGCGCGAAGGCGACAAAAACCCCGGCCCCGATCATCGAACCGAGCCCGATGAACACCGCGTCGCCGGTGCCGAGCCGTCGCTTGAGGCTTTCGCTCACGGCGCTCACCCTACGAGGTCAGCGGGTTAGGGTGACTCCTCGTGCCTGAGACTTCGAACACCCAACCACCGGCGAGCGGGGGCGGGCCGGTGCGTGACGGCATCCCCGAGCACGGCCGGATCCCGCGGTACTACGCGGTGAAGGTCGAGCTGCTCGGGCTGATCGCCGAACTGGGGGAGGGCGCCGCGCTGCCCACCGAACGCGAACTCGGCGAGCGGTTCGACGTCTCGCGGGCGACGATCCGGCAGGCGGTGGGGGAGCTGGTGCTGGAGGGGCGGCTGAGCAGGCGGCAGGGCAGCGGCACCTTCGTCGCCGGGCCGAAGCTGGTGCAGCCGCTGGCACTGGTCAGCTACACCGAGGGGCTGCGGCAGCAGGGCATCCGGCCGGGGCGGACGCTGATCACCCTGGAAACCGTGCCGGCCGGGGCGGACCTCGGCGCCGAACTCCGCATCGCGCGCGACGACCGGGTGGTGCACATCGAACGCGTCCTGCTCGCCGACGCCGAACGGGTCGGCCTGGAGTCGACCTACCTGGTGGCCGACCGGTTTCCCGGCCTGCTGGAGATCTTCGACCCGGCCGAGTCGCTGTACGCGTGCCTGCGGGACCACTTCGACGTGCGCTTCGGCGGGGCGGACGAGCGGCTGGAAACGGTGCTGACCACACCGCGGGAAGCCCTGCTGATCGGCACGAACCCGGCGTTGCCCATGTTGCTCATGCACCGGGTTTCGTGGGGACCGGACGGACGGCCGTTCGAACGGGTGCGCTCCCTGTTCCGCGGGGACCGGCTCAGCTTCACCACCCGCCTGACGCCGTGAGGTAACAAAAAGATAACTGGTTCGGTCCAATATTGCGGGCGGGTTCAGTTCGCGTTCGCCGGGTGGTCACGGGGCGTTCAGCGGCGGGAGCGAGCGTCGGCGGCATGCGAATTCTGATCGCCGGTGGCGGGGTGCTCGGCACCATGCACGCCTGGCAGGCCATCGAGCGCGGTCACGAGGTGATCCAGCTCGACCGTGAGCTGGAGGCCCGTGGCGCGTCCGTGCGCAACTTCGGGTTGGTCTGGGTGGGTGGCCGCGCGTCCGGGCCGGAGCTGGCCACGGCCCTGCGCGCCCGCGAGCTGTGGGAGCGCATCGGCGCCAAGGTGCCCGACCTGGGCTTCCGCGCCAACGGCTCCCTGACCGTGTTGCGCACTGAAGCCGAGCTGGCCGTCGCCGCCGAAGTAGCCGGTGGGAGCGAAGCGGCGGATCGCGGGTTCAAGCTGGTCGACGCCGAAGAGACGCGTGCGATCAACCCAGCGCTCGGCGGCGACTACCTTGGCGCGTTGTGGTGCGAGCGCGACGCGGCCGTCGAGCCGCGCACCGCGCAGCCCGCGTTGCGCGAGTACCTCACCGCGACCGGCCGCTACACCTGGTTGCCCGGTCGCGAGGTCCGCGGGCTCGCCGAACTCGGCGTGGTCGACCAGACCGGCGAGTGGCACGGCGGCGACGTGGTGCTGTTCTGCACCGGCGCCGCCCTCGGTGGCCTGGTCCGCGAGCTGGCCGGGGAGATCCCGGTGCGCCGCGTTCGCCTGCAGATGGCGCAGACCGCCCCGCTCGGCATTCCGCTCACCACTTCGGTCGCCGACGGCGACAGCCTCCGCTACTACCCGGCCTACCGCGGTCCCGCGCTCGACCGGCTCAACAGCACCCAGCCGCAGCCCGAAATCGCCGCCGGGCACGGGATGCAGCTGCTGATGGTGCAACGCCGCGACGGCGGCCTGACCATCGGCGACACCCACGAGTACGAGGAACCGTTCGCCTTCGACGTCACCGAGGAGCCCTACGACCACCTCAACGCCGTGGCGCTGGACCTGCTCGGCCGCCCGCTGCCGCGCATCGTGCGCCGCTGGGCCGGTGTCTACGCCCAGTGCGCCGACCGTGAGCGGGTGGTGCACCGCGCCCGCGTCGGCGCCAACGCCTGGCTGATCACCGGACCGGGTGGTCGCGGCATGACCTGCTCGCCCGCGATCGCCGAGGAAACCGCCGCCGAGGTGGGCCTCTGAATTGTCCTAAGTGGACCACCAAGATCGGCGGAACCCGGTGCGCAATACGAAAGTAGGTACCGTGCAACCCGGCCCGGGACCCGCTCCGTCTAGTGGGCATGAGGTACTCAGCGAAGATGGTTGGCATCGGTGTCGTCCTGCTCGCCGGTACGGCCTGCGCCAGCCCACAGAACGGCAGTCAGCCCGCCGCCGCACCGCCGCCGCCCGCCGCGAGTGCGCCCGCAGACCAGGTC
The genomic region above belongs to Amycolatopsis sp. YIM 10 and contains:
- a CDS encoding methyltransferase, which codes for MLSEPPASAFLADDTLRADIALRHFRRGRPVLWQGDFHGARQLLQALGRRTSSVPLLKMLLIPLEADYTVPLRRAPDVRSACLEAFGPATGPTAVPLRELLGVIGAHEWRVKGIEVPALGAKIHPHYGVFAPIRQEYLDLVVQAPVPEKFTAFDIGTGTGVLAALLARRGATKVVATDVNPRACACARENLERLGHDVEVLECDLFPPGRADLVVCNPPWVPGRAHSELELAIFDTDMLDRFLARLPDHLTPGGEGWLVLSDLAEHLGLRTREELQQRIDQAGLRVVDRLDTRPRHKRARADEITSLWRLQIARSRPAQ
- a CDS encoding crotonase/enoyl-CoA hydratase family protein, whose product is MTETPHALVEQRGHTLVVTMNRPAARNAITGEMMAIMTEAWDRVDADESIRCCVLTGAGNAFCAGADLKSMARNSPGDAYQRGTWDPSRIPGLLKGRRLSKPLIAAVEGPAIAGGTEILQATDIRIAGESAKFGVSEARWGLFPMGGSAVRLPRQIPYTVAAEILLTGRHLKAAEAKEIGLIGRVVPDGTALEAALETADVIAANGPLAVQAILRTIRDTEGMPEEEAFKIESQLGAAVFTSEDAKEGPRAFAEKRRPEFKGR
- a CDS encoding acyl-CoA synthetase → MALNIADLLEHAVDAVPDRTAVICGDRQVTFAELEARANRLAHHLAGRGVGRNSHIGVYSRNSIEALEAMIAAYKLRAIAVNVNYRYVHSELKYLFDNADLVALVHERRYAGKVAAVLPECPKLEHVVVIEDGTDADFSSYGGVPYETALAENSPERDFGERSADDLYILYTGGTTGYPKGVLWRHEDIWRALGGGINFVTGEYVKDEWQLAEEGKASSLVRFPVAPLIHGAAQWAAFGALFTGSPVVFVVQFDPHEVWKAVQRHRVQVLTIVGDAMARPLIEAYRDGDYDASSLVALSSHAALFSQSVKQQFLDTFPNLVVTDAIGSSESGFTGIGMVAKGSDHSAGPRVNFGSQAVLLDDDNQVIDPQPGAVGRIARRAHVPIGYYNDPEKTRTIFTEIDGTRYVIPGDYARYEGDGTVTLLGRGSQCVNTGGEKVYPEEVEGALKSHPDVFDALVIGVPDDRLGQRVAAVVQVRPGRTLDLAALETHIRQEVAGYKVPRTVWLAEEIGRTPTGKPDYQWAQKYAAEHEPATGLVAGQAG
- a CDS encoding nitronate monooxygenase family protein encodes the protein MHTELCDTFGIEHPIVAFTPSEHVAAAVTNAGGLGVLGCVRFNDAGELDRVLDWMDANTGGRPYGVDIVMPAKIPDEGSSVDLGKLIPPEHREFVDRTLAQLGVPELPGGADEREGVLGWLHSVARSHVEVALKHPIKLIANALGSPPVDVIEQVHQHGVPVAALAGKAEHAVRHVDNGVDIVVAQGYEAGGHTGEIASMVLLPEIADAVGDRVPVLAAGGIGSGRQVAAALALGASGVWTGSIWLTTEEYLQTMAESEAMQRALLDAKSSDTVRTRIYTGKPARLLKTRWTEAWAAEDAPAPLPMPLQNLLVSHAHNRIHAAGDPSVVSMPVGQIVGRMNQVRPVAEIIDELVRDYAAALSRLDKTR
- a CDS encoding APC family permease; this translates as MSESLKRRLGTGDAVFIGLGSMIGAGVFVAFAPAARAAGSGLLIGLAIAAVVAYCNATSSARLAALYPSSGGTYVYGRERLGEFWGYLAGWGFVIGKTASCAAMAIAVVSYAAPGLGQPWRGAFAAAVVLAVTALNYRGVQRSTLAMRVIVSVTLTVLAAAVVAIFAAGDPQPANLRLSTGGVLEAAGLLFFAFAGYARIATLGEEVRDPARTLPRAVPLALGITLVVYAVLAVALLLQLGPAALAASTDPVAQAVPAWLSPVVRVSAALAALGALLALVLGVSRTTLAMARDGHLPRGLAAVHPRFGVPHRAEVTVGVVVAALAAVADLRTAIGFSSFAVLVYYAIANASAFTLGRVVGGVGLAGCVVLAFSLPLASVLAGAGVLALGALAYLVLSKRDSAAA